CTAACCACACGGCAAAAACCAACGGGGCTGCATTTCAGCGTGTTCGCCATCGCGACCAATCTGTCGTGGCGTCTGATCGCGTTTCTGTGACACTCCATCCCGTCACCTACCGCAATATAGTGCCGCCCTGGAATTTCTCGAACTGCTCGGAATCTGTTCCATTCCTCGACCGTCGGAGGGGCATGGAGCGAGGATCTAAGGGATGCCGAAACCAGAACGGCATGTACGACATGCCGGAGCACCGCCCGGTGTGGAAGATCCTGCCAGTAGTACGTGTCGTGTGACGGTCGCGCTGATGATCCTTCGGCGTCCTCGCCCCTGCGATCTGGCTGATCAGCTCCGCCGGATTCGCGTTCTGTGGTGCGAATTTGGCCTCATCCAACACGGCCTACGACACGATGTCCGGGGGCGTTGTCTGCCTGGTGTGTGATGAATCAGCAACCTGGCGGTCCTGTTGGGTCTGGAGTTCGACGCCGAGACGCTCCGCCCCCGGCGGCCACCCGCCGGGGGCGGAGCGCTGTGCCCAGCCGCGTGACACCCACGTGGGACGAGGAAGACGTACGCCGACTCGGCGACACTTGCATGCCAGTCCCGGAGTGCGTGGCCCCTCGGGCCAGTTCGCATGCACTGCCCTGAACTGCTCTGTTCGGGGTACTCGCTCCTTCACTGACTGCCGGGTCTCGTCGCAGGGCCTCGGCAGTGACCGAGGAGACAGGCGGGAGGTGATGGCCGTGTCGACTGTGCGGCCGCACGCCGACGAGCCCGGTGAACAGGCACGGGGGTCCGGGTCGGATGAGGTGGGAGAGCTGGTGCACCGGGCCGCGCGGCAGCTGACCGAGCTGGTCCGGGGCGAACTCCGCCTGGCGCAGACGGAGATGAAGAGCAGGGCAGGCGCTAGGGCGCGAGCGGCGGACTGTTCGGAGGCGCCGGGGTTTGGGAGCCATGGCCCTGACCGGGAAGAAACAGGTCGCTCAGGCGGCGCCGCCCATGCCGGAGCAGACAATCGAAAATGTGAAGGCCGATGTGGCCGAGATCAAGAGGAGTGCCCAGCGATGAGCAACCCGTCCGACCACGAGCAGACCGCTTCCCCTCCTGACGAACTGCGTGAGCAGGTCGAGCAGACCCGTGCCGAGCTCGGGGAGACGATCCAGACACTGGCCGACAAGGCCGCCGTCAAAGCCCGGACCAAGGAGAAGACCGCCGAGGTCAAGGAGCAGGTTGTGGCCAAGGCCGGTGAGCTGAAGGCCAAGGCTGCCCAGGCCGCGCACTCGGTCCAGGACAAGCTGCCCGACCAGGTCAAGGACAAGGCGGCGCAGACCGCCGGACAGGTCCGGGAGAAGACCGCGCAAGCCGGGAACGTGTGGGAGGAGAAGGCTCCCGAGCCGGTGCGGCAGCAAGCCGCTCAGGGTGCCCGGATGGTGAGGGACAACCGCAAGCTGCTGCTGGCGGCCGCGGGCGCAACGGCCCTCGCTTGGCTGGCGTTCCATCGCAGGAAGGGCTAGGCAACCCTTGTCGCCCTACGCCACGCCCATCAGCGACGCCTGATCGCCCGTGCCCGCCGCTCGGTTCGGCGGGCACGGGCTGGCATCAATCAGCGAAGTGTCCCGTTTGCTGCCCCCTTTTGGAGCTCCGGTCAGTCCCGGTCGGCAAAGGCGCTGCTGTCCAAGTGTTCCAGGAGGTCGGCGGGGTCGCGGTACACCGCGCGGGCGCCGGCTGCCTCCAGGTCCGCGCGCGGGATCCCGCCGGACAGGACCGCGACGGGGACCACGCCGTCCCGCACGGCGGCTTTCATGTCCCAGACGGTGTCGCCGACGAACACGGCTCGTTCGCTCGGTACGCCGGCGAGTTCCCTGGCCTGTGCGACGGGGTCAGGGGCGGGTTTGCCGTCGGCGACGTCGTCCGCACTGGCTGACCCGAGGATGACGTCGTCCGCGTCGATGGCACTTCGTAGCGCTGCGAGCTCCGCGCCGCCCGCCGAGGTGGCCAGTACGATCTCCCAGCCTCGCGCGGCCAGAGCGCGCAGCAGGTCGGCCGACGAGTCCAGTGACGGCAGTCGCTCGAAGTACGTGGCGTAGAGGGCGTGGTGGGCCGCGGTGAGCTGCTCGTCGTCGTCAGGGTCGCGGTCGTCGCCGAGCAGGTGGTCGATCAGGTCGCCGCCACTGAGGCCCACGGCCCGGTGGATCTCACGCATGGGGACGTGGTGACCGGCCTGCCGAAATGCCTCCCACCAGGTGACGACATGCAGGTGATTGCTGTCGACAAGTGTTCCGTCGACATCGAAGATCGCAGCACGTTTCGTGGTCATCTCAGGCGTCCTCGGCCTTTCACAGTGCGCGCAGGGCGGGCAGCAGCTTTCGCTGGGCCCAATCCAGGTACGGCTCCTGGTGGTCGCCGCCGATCTGGACGAGGGCGACCTCGGTGAACCCCGCATCGACGTAGGGGGACACGGCCTTGACGACGGCGTCCACGTCGTCGCCGCAGGGAATGGACCGGGCCACGTCTTCGGGCCGTACGAGCTGGGTGGCACCGGCGAATCCGGCGGGTCCGGGCAGTTCGGAGTTGACCGGCCAGCCGCTGCCGAACCAGCGGAACTGGTCGTGGGCGCGGGCGATCGCCGCATCACGGTCGGTGTCGTAACAGATCGGCAGTTGGCCGACCTTGGGCTTGCCCGCGCCGCCGTGCCGATCGAACGCGGAGATCAGTGTCTGCTTGGGTTCAGTCGCGATCAGAAGATCGGCAAGATGACCGGCGAGTTCGCACGAGCGGTCACCGGAGACGGCGACACCGATCGGCGGCAGCGAGTCGGGCAGGTCCCACAGTCTGGCGTTCTCGACGTCGAAGTGGACGCCGTGGTGGTTGACGTTCCCTCCCTCGAAGAGCGAGCGGATGATCTCCACTGCCTCCTCCAGCATCTCCAGCCGGACGTGCGCGGCGGGCCATCCGCCGCCCACCACATGCTCGTTGAGGTTCTCCCCGGAGCCGAGTCCGAGGCGGAAGCGTCCCTGGGAGAGGAGTTGCACGGTGGCGGCCTTCTGGGCAACCACCGCCGGGTGGTAGCGGGTCGTCGGGCACGTCACGTACGTCATCAGGGGAATGCGTTCGGTGGCCTGCGCGGCGGCACCGAGCACACTCCATGCGTAGGAGGCGTGTCCCTGCGATTCCAGCCAGGGGAAATAGTGATCGGATGTGACGGAGAAGTCGAAGCCGGCGTGCTCGGCTCCGACCACATGGTCGACGAGCTCCCTCGGGCCGGCCTGCTCGGTCATCATCGTGTACCCGATCTGCACCATGTCGCTCTTCTCCTCCTGGTTGGGGCCGCTCGGGCACGCATGGAGCTGCGAGAACGCGGTGCCCCTGTCACTACGGCTTCCTCCGGAGCTGCAGGTCGACCTCCTTCTCCTGATCTCCCGACGCCGTGCCCCGCTCGTACACGGCGAACGCGGCTCGCAGGGCTTCGCAGAGCTGGTCCACGGCGACGTAGCCGCCCTGCAGCGTGGCGGTGAGCGAACCCTCCAGCGGGGTCGACCCGGTGGGTATGCGCTCCTGCGTCGGCTCGAACTCCGCGGTCCACACGACAGGGTGGTCTCCCGGCTGCTCCTGGGGCGCGGCGTCGGAGGGCCGGTCGGTGGGGAACGCCGTCCTCAGGACGTCGAAGACGGTGGCGGCGTCCTGCTTGGACGCTCCGGTGAGGGACACAGTGACCATCGGGGTCACACTCCATTCCGCTGAGGTAGGACGGTGTACTTCGGATCCTCGGCGGAGGCGATGCCCGCCGCGAAGACCCCGAAGCGGGTGCAGACCGAACCCGCGAGCAGTGCGAGCCCACCCACCAGGGCAGCCGGCCGACTGCGGCCGCCGGCCAGCGCCGCGGTCGCGGCGCCCGCCAGGGTGAGGGCGCGGGCGGTGCGCATGAGCGTGCCCGCGCGGCCTTCGCGCCAGGTCTCGGCAACCAGTCCCAGGCGTCGTTCCGCGGCCTCGGTCACCACGCTTTCGGCGGCTGCGGCGAGTACCGCCGCGCAACGCGCGGGACCGCTCTCGCGCGTTGGCGCGACGATCAATGCCATCCCCGAGGCGGCGGCCGTCGCAGACGCCGTGAACAGATAGGGAAGTTCTCGGTGAGCGCCGTGCCAGGCGGGAACGGCGGTGTCGGCGGCAAGGACCGCGGTGTACGAGGCCAGAGCCGGCCCGAGCAACGCCGCTCCCACGGTCGCGGTGGCGCCCGCCCGGGGCATCCGACCGGTGACGGCACTGAGAGCGGCTGCGCCGGCGGCGGGGCCGTACGCGCTGAGCAGCCATGAGCCCATGCTCATCGGGGACGTGGGTTTGAACACCCGCAGCATGTTGGCGAACCGGCCGGGTCTGCCCAGGTCGTGGATCAAGGCGGCGGCTGACAGCGAAACGGCGGCGAGGGACGAGACCTTCATCGCGGTGGCGGTACGGGGGCGCCCGGTGAGTTGAGCACCTGCAGCGAGCACCGAGCCCGCTCCGGCGAGACCGCCGAGGAAGAAGTACCCCGCGATGTCCCGGGCTGCCCAGGACGGAGCGTGGATGATCGGGCGCCCGTAGTAGGACTCGAATTCCGCGCGCGGAACCATGAGCTGTTCGCCCCGTCGCTGCCGGGTCCTGCTCATCGTGCCTCCTTGGTTCGACCGGCCAGTGCGAAGGCGAGCGCGATGCTCCCGGCGAGGGACAGCGCGGCGGTGCCCGCGTGTCTCCACATGGCCGGAAGGTCACGGGTGGTCACGACAGGGTCGGGCGGAAGTCCGTACACCTCCGGCTGGTCGAGGAGGAGGAAGAAGGCTCCGTCACCACCGACCCCGTCCTGCGGATCATGTCCGTACAAGTGGGCTCGTTCCACGCCCTGTTCATGCAGTTGGTCCACACGCAGGGTGGCACGTTCGCGCAGCTCGTCCAAGGGGCCGAACTGGATGGACTGGGTCGGGCAGGCCTTCGCGCAGGCCGGTTCCTGGCCCGCGCCGAGGCGGTCGTAACACATCGTGCACTTGAACGCCCTTCCGTCGTGGGGGCGTTGCTCGATCACCCCGTACGGGCAGGCAGGCACGCAGTAGCCGCAGCCGTTGCATATGTCCTCCTGAACGACGACCGTGCCGAACTCCGTGCGGAACAGGGAGCCGGTGGGGCAGACGTCCAGGCAGGCCGCGTGGGTGCAGTGCTTGCAGACGTCCGAGGACATCAGCCAGCGCATGTCGCCAGGCGCCTGCGGAGGTTCGGGAGCCGCAGGCGCTCCCTCGATGAGCGAGAGCTCGGTGCGACCCTCCGGCGCAGGCACCTTCTGCTCGATGAAGGCGACATGACGCCACGTGGAGGCGCCCAGGCCCTGGGTGTTGTCATAGCTCATGCCGCTCAACGGCATCCCGTCCTCCGGGATCGCGTTCCACTCCTTGCAAGCCACTTCGCAGGCCTTGCATCCGATGCACACGGATGTGTCGGTGAAGAATCCGACGCGTTCCGGGGGGTCGGGGTGCCCGGCGTCGCGGGCAGGGTCCGGTTCGGGGCCGCTCAGCAGGTGCCGGTCCGTCATGTTCGGGTCTCCGTCCCGGTCGTGTCGGTGATGCCCGCGCGCCGGCGGTACTCCGCGACCAGCTTCGGCAGGTCGGGCCCACGGGGTCGGCGGCCGGGGCGGATGTCGGCGGTGAGTGCCTTGTCCTCCTGGATATGGGCGTTGGGGTCGAGCGCGATGGCCATGAGCTCGTTGGCCGCGTCCCCCGTGGAGATCCCGTTGGGCCCCCAGTGGAAGGGCAGCCCGATCTGGTGGACGGTCCGCCCGTGAACGGTCAAGGGCTTGAGCCTCTCGGTGACCATGACGCGCGCCTCGACAGCGTTGCGGGCGGTGATGATCGTGGCCCAACCGCCGTGCTCCAGGCCTCGCTCGGCAGCCAGCTGCGGGGAGAGCTCGCAGAAGAACTCGGGCTGGAGCTCGGAGAGGT
This portion of the Streptomyces mirabilis genome encodes:
- a CDS encoding DUF3618 domain-containing protein: MSNPSDHEQTASPPDELREQVEQTRAELGETIQTLADKAAVKARTKEKTAEVKEQVVAKAGELKAKAAQAAHSVQDKLPDQVKDKAAQTAGQVREKTAQAGNVWEEKAPEPVRQQAAQGARMVRDNRKLLLAAAGATALAWLAFHRRKG
- a CDS encoding HAD family hydrolase — its product is MTTKRAAIFDVDGTLVDSNHLHVVTWWEAFRQAGHHVPMREIHRAVGLSGGDLIDHLLGDDRDPDDDEQLTAAHHALYATYFERLPSLDSSADLLRALAARGWEIVLATSAGGAELAALRSAIDADDVILGSASADDVADGKPAPDPVAQARELAGVPSERAVFVGDTVWDMKAAVRDGVVPVAVLSGGIPRADLEAAGARAVYRDPADLLEHLDSSAFADRD
- a CDS encoding LLM class F420-dependent oxidoreductase encodes the protein MVQIGYTMMTEQAGPRELVDHVVGAEHAGFDFSVTSDHYFPWLESQGHASYAWSVLGAAAQATERIPLMTYVTCPTTRYHPAVVAQKAATVQLLSQGRFRLGLGSGENLNEHVVGGGWPAAHVRLEMLEEAVEIIRSLFEGGNVNHHGVHFDVENARLWDLPDSLPPIGVAVSGDRSCELAGHLADLLIATEPKQTLISAFDRHGGAGKPKVGQLPICYDTDRDAAIARAHDQFRWFGSGWPVNSELPGPAGFAGATQLVRPEDVARSIPCGDDVDAVVKAVSPYVDAGFTEVALVQIGGDHQEPYLDWAQRKLLPALRAL
- the nrfD gene encoding NrfD/PsrC family molybdoenzyme membrane anchor subunit, with protein sequence MSRTRQRRGEQLMVPRAEFESYYGRPIIHAPSWAARDIAGYFFLGGLAGAGSVLAAGAQLTGRPRTATAMKVSSLAAVSLSAAALIHDLGRPGRFANMLRVFKPTSPMSMGSWLLSAYGPAAGAAALSAVTGRMPRAGATATVGAALLGPALASYTAVLAADTAVPAWHGAHRELPYLFTASATAAASGMALIVAPTRESGPARCAAVLAAAAESVVTEAAERRLGLVAETWREGRAGTLMRTARALTLAGAATAALAGGRSRPAALVGGLALLAGSVCTRFGVFAAGIASAEDPKYTVLPQRNGV
- a CDS encoding 4Fe-4S dicluster domain-containing protein; this translates as MTDRHLLSGPEPDPARDAGHPDPPERVGFFTDTSVCIGCKACEVACKEWNAIPEDGMPLSGMSYDNTQGLGASTWRHVAFIEQKVPAPEGRTELSLIEGAPAAPEPPQAPGDMRWLMSSDVCKHCTHAACLDVCPTGSLFRTEFGTVVVQEDICNGCGYCVPACPYGVIEQRPHDGRAFKCTMCYDRLGAGQEPACAKACPTQSIQFGPLDELRERATLRVDQLHEQGVERAHLYGHDPQDGVGGDGAFFLLLDQPEVYGLPPDPVVTTRDLPAMWRHAGTAALSLAGSIALAFALAGRTKEAR